The following are encoded together in the Methylomonas methanica MC09 genome:
- a CDS encoding histidine triad nucleotide-binding protein yields the protein MTDCLFCKMVSGEIKPDVVFEDEKVLAFKDINPQAPMHVLVVPKLHIANLNALQEAALGGHMLKIAACIAEEHGYAESGYRAVFNCNDDGGQTVHHLHLHVMGGRRMTWPPG from the coding sequence ATGACAGATTGTCTGTTTTGCAAAATGGTCAGCGGCGAAATCAAACCGGATGTGGTTTTTGAAGATGAAAAAGTTTTGGCATTTAAAGATATCAACCCGCAGGCGCCCATGCATGTTTTAGTCGTGCCCAAACTGCATATTGCCAATCTGAATGCTTTGCAGGAAGCGGCCTTAGGCGGTCACATGCTGAAAATCGCCGCCTGCATTGCTGAAGAACACGGCTATGCCGAATCGGGTTATCGGGCCGTATTCAACTGTAACGACGATGGCGGGCAGACCGTGCATCACTTGCATCTACATGTCATGGGCGGCAGACGTATGACATGGCCGCCGGGTTAA
- a CDS encoding DUF190 domain-containing protein, translated as MATQTVTVARIYLREGEHQLATLIKLLHDEEKVSGVTVLRGIGGFGPDGQVHVASLMDLSLDLPLIVEFYDTPERVETILLHLETHMGLSHVVTWQAQGRLRNR; from the coding sequence ATGGCAACTCAAACTGTCACCGTAGCCCGCATTTACTTGCGGGAGGGCGAACATCAACTCGCCACCTTGATTAAACTGCTGCACGACGAAGAAAAAGTCTCCGGCGTAACCGTGCTGCGCGGCATCGGCGGTTTCGGCCCCGACGGCCAAGTACATGTCGCCTCTTTGATGGATCTTTCCCTGGATTTGCCGTTAATCGTTGAGTTTTACGATACCCCGGAACGAGTGGAAACGATTTTGCTGCATTTGGAAACCCATATGGGCTTGTCCCATGTCGTTACTTGGCAAGCCCAAGGCCGTTTGCGGAATCGTTAA
- the crcB gene encoding fluoride efflux transporter CrcB: protein MHQLIAIALGGSVGAVLRFLLANGVYALIGRSFPHGTLFVNVIGSLLMGLLTELMVQRFAFAVEYRAAILVGFLGAFTTFSTFALETLYLFEEGSLLKAFLNIFLSVVLCLTACWVGLIWGRTIFSEPVAPWLNQHLPALEFIASFLTVFALSILAEWLINRFNFSTEMRAIFFVLLLGTLTIFSTLWFGFRISSPQVEFHHLLSLFIINSLLGVLVIWSGSWIGNWLWQLKLSP from the coding sequence ATGCACCAACTGATTGCGATTGCTTTAGGCGGCTCCGTCGGCGCAGTATTACGTTTTTTACTCGCCAACGGTGTTTATGCCCTAATCGGCCGCAGTTTTCCGCACGGCACCTTGTTTGTGAATGTGATCGGCTCCTTATTGATGGGTTTGCTGACCGAATTGATGGTACAACGCTTCGCCTTCGCTGTAGAGTATCGTGCCGCGATTTTAGTGGGCTTCCTGGGCGCGTTTACCACGTTCTCTACCTTCGCGCTGGAAACGTTATACCTGTTTGAAGAAGGCAGCCTATTAAAAGCATTTTTAAATATTTTCCTGAGCGTGGTCCTGTGCCTGACCGCCTGCTGGGTGGGACTGATCTGGGGCCGAACGATATTTTCGGAACCCGTAGCACCTTGGCTCAATCAGCATCTGCCGGCTTTAGAATTTATTGCCAGTTTTTTAACCGTGTTCGCGCTTTCGATATTAGCCGAATGGCTGATCAATCGCTTCAACTTTAGCACTGAAATGCGGGCAATTTTCTTCGTGCTGCTGCTAGGCACATTGACGATTTTTTCAACCTTATGGTTCGGTTTTAGAATTTCGTCGCCGCAGGTTGAGTTTCATCACCTGCTGAGCTTATTTATCATCAACAGTCTATTGGGCGTCTTGGTGATCTGGTCTGGTTCATGGATAGGGAATTGGTTATGGCAACTCAAACTGTCACCGTAG
- the rsgA gene encoding ribosome small subunit-dependent GTPase A, with the protein MEALTEGLVIAHLGKGIAVEVGGQIILCQTLRKLDTVVVGDRVLISQSSPDQGRIEQLLPRRSVLQRPSRGDKIRPVAANIDTIFVVFAAEPDCDFLLLDQYLAICENCNIDAALVFNKIDLPCSETVELELQNYLALGYSLYRVSANRKIGVDVLQKALSTQTSMFAGQSGVGKSSLTNTLLPDKSLKINSVSETTRHGRHTTTAATLYHLPGGGDLIDSPGVAIFGLAGLSEAQLAWGYREFHPFIGQCRFNDCRHVNDKDCAVRKAAENDEIPLSRYQRFLKLRDKMPPTNRM; encoded by the coding sequence ATGGAGGCTCTGACGGAAGGATTGGTTATCGCCCACCTCGGCAAAGGCATTGCTGTCGAAGTGGGCGGGCAAATCATACTCTGCCAGACACTGCGCAAACTGGATACAGTAGTAGTGGGCGACAGGGTGTTAATTTCGCAATCGTCGCCCGATCAGGGGCGTATCGAACAACTACTACCCAGACGATCCGTCTTGCAGCGCCCCAGCCGCGGCGATAAAATTCGCCCGGTAGCGGCCAATATCGACACTATTTTCGTCGTATTCGCCGCCGAACCGGATTGCGATTTTTTACTGTTGGATCAATATCTGGCCATTTGCGAAAACTGCAATATCGATGCGGCTCTGGTTTTCAACAAGATCGACCTGCCTTGTTCCGAGACAGTCGAACTTGAACTGCAAAATTACCTGGCTTTGGGTTACTCACTATACAGAGTGAGCGCGAACCGGAAAATTGGCGTGGACGTCTTGCAAAAAGCGCTATCAACCCAAACCAGCATGTTCGCAGGGCAATCCGGCGTTGGAAAATCCTCCTTGACCAATACGCTACTACCGGATAAAAGTTTAAAAATCAACAGTGTTTCCGAAACCACCCGCCACGGTCGCCATACCACAACAGCCGCCACCCTGTATCATTTACCCGGCGGCGGCGACTTAATCGACAGTCCGGGCGTCGCTATATTTGGCTTGGCCGGCTTATCGGAAGCACAACTGGCTTGGGGCTATCGGGAGTTTCACCCTTTTATCGGCCAATGCCGGTTTAACGACTGCCGCCACGTTAACGATAAAGACTGCGCGGTACGCAAAGCGGCCGAAAATGACGAGATACCTCTTAGCCGTTATCAGCGTTTTCTAAAGCTGAGAGATAAAATGCCGCCAACCAACCGTATGTAA
- a CDS encoding M48 family metallopeptidase: MNTFTVIFLFALILSYGIQFWLSGRQKTYVAGHREQVPQAFKDRVTLSAHQKAADYTIEKSKLGDIDGGVGMLFLLLLTVGGGISLVFDFWSTFDLSPMWADLISVASIFMLMTVIEIPFSLYQTFVIEDKYGFNKNTLPQFAKDQFISIGLTLGIGLPILALILWVMDSIGSLWWLYAWAIIMTFSLLMSWLFPTLIAPLFNKFTPMQDGSLKDRIKNLLERCGFNSQGIFIMDGSRRSGHGNAYFTGLGNNKRIVFFDTLVNSLDEEELEAVLAHELGHFKCKHVIKMLIASSVMTLISFAVLGWLITQDWFFDGLGVTNHSNAAALLLFMLVSPVFTIFMQPISAYFQRKFEFEADEFATRHAQGSKMISGLVKLYEENASTLTPDPIYSAFHYSHPPAAIRIAHIEEKMQSA, translated from the coding sequence ATGAACACCTTTACAGTCATTTTTTTATTTGCGCTCATTCTTTCCTACGGCATACAGTTTTGGTTGTCCGGTCGGCAAAAAACCTATGTCGCCGGGCATCGCGAACAGGTTCCACAAGCGTTCAAGGACAGGGTGACATTATCGGCCCATCAAAAAGCCGCCGATTACACCATCGAAAAAAGCAAATTGGGCGATATCGACGGCGGTGTCGGCATGCTGTTCTTACTGTTGTTGACCGTGGGCGGCGGCATTAGCTTGGTATTCGATTTCTGGTCAACGTTCGACCTATCCCCCATGTGGGCGGATTTGATCTCTGTAGCCAGTATTTTCATGTTGATGACAGTGATCGAAATTCCATTCAGCCTGTATCAAACCTTTGTCATAGAAGACAAATACGGCTTTAACAAAAACACCCTGCCGCAATTCGCCAAGGATCAATTCATTTCCATCGGCCTGACACTAGGCATAGGCCTGCCGATTTTGGCGTTGATCTTGTGGGTCATGGATAGCATCGGCAGCCTGTGGTGGCTTTATGCCTGGGCCATCATCATGACGTTTTCGTTATTGATGAGTTGGCTGTTCCCTACCCTGATTGCACCGTTGTTCAACAAGTTCACGCCCATGCAGGACGGCAGCCTGAAAGACCGCATCAAAAACCTGCTGGAGCGCTGCGGTTTTAACAGCCAAGGCATATTCATCATGGACGGCTCGCGCCGCTCCGGCCACGGCAATGCCTACTTCACCGGCTTGGGTAATAACAAACGTATCGTATTTTTCGATACGCTGGTCAACTCGTTGGACGAAGAAGAACTGGAAGCCGTTCTGGCTCACGAATTAGGCCATTTCAAATGCAAACACGTGATTAAAATGTTGATCGCCTCGTCCGTGATGACTTTGATCAGCTTTGCTGTATTGGGCTGGTTGATCACTCAGGACTGGTTTTTCGACGGATTAGGCGTCACCAACCACTCCAACGCAGCGGCATTATTATTGTTCATGCTGGTATCGCCGGTGTTTACCATCTTCATGCAACCCATTAGCGCCTATTTCCAACGCAAATTTGAATTCGAAGCCGACGAATTCGCCACCCGCCATGCGCAAGGCAGCAAAATGATCAGCGGCTTGGTCAAGCTGTATGAAGAAAACGCCAGCACATTAACCCCCGACCCTATTTATTCTGCTTTCCATTATAGCCATCCGCCCGCGGCGATCCGTATTGCGCATATCGAAGAAAAAATGCAATCCGCCTGA
- the orn gene encoding oligoribonuclease, which produces MAQDADNLIWIDLEMTGLDPDTDLIIEIATVVTDKNLNLLAEGPVLAVHQSDAALAAMDDWNQRHHGQSGLIQRVKESNISAANAESLTLEFLANWLPPKASPICGNSICQDRRFLYRYMPKLEAFFHYRNLDVSTVKELAGRWAPQLKDGFSKKASHKALDDILESIEELKYYREHFFKV; this is translated from the coding sequence ATGGCTCAGGATGCTGACAACCTCATTTGGATCGATCTGGAAATGACCGGACTTGATCCTGATACCGATTTAATCATCGAAATTGCCACGGTCGTCACCGATAAAAATTTAAATTTGCTGGCGGAAGGTCCTGTTCTGGCTGTCCATCAATCCGATGCTGCGTTGGCGGCAATGGATGACTGGAATCAGCGGCATCACGGCCAGTCCGGTTTGATTCAACGCGTCAAAGAGTCGAATATTTCTGCTGCGAATGCCGAGTCTTTAACCCTGGAGTTTTTGGCAAACTGGTTGCCGCCCAAAGCATCGCCCATCTGCGGTAACAGTATTTGCCAGGACAGACGATTTTTATACCGATACATGCCGAAGCTGGAAGCGTTTTTTCATTATCGCAATCTGGATGTATCCACGGTAAAAGAGCTGGCCGGGCGCTGGGCCCCGCAATTGAAAGACGGCTTTAGTAAAAAAGCGTCGCACAAAGCGCTGGATGACATTCTCGAGTCCATCGAAGAACTGAAATATTATCGGGAGCATTTCTTCAAAGTATAA
- the serS gene encoding serine--tRNA ligase: MLDPRLFRSELELVQQQLKRRGIDFDAETYLGLENRRKDIQVKTQELQNERNTRSKAIGQAKAKGEDIQPLLDQVQDLGEALKAAETELGEIQVQLNSIMEGVPNILDEAVPSGKSEADNVEISRWGDLPQFSFTPKDHVDLGELLGMNFELGAKIASARFVVLTGKLATLQRAIIQLMLDTHINEHGYQETYVPFLANADSLRGTGQLPKFEADLFTVKNDPSFYLIPTAEVPVTNIVRDVIVDAKQMPLKYVCHSPCFRSEAGAYGSDVRGMIRQHQFEKVELVQIVTPEQSVQAHEELTNHAETILKKLKLPFRKVLLCAGDTGFSSAKTYDLEVWLPGQQKYREISSCSNFKDFQARRLQARWRNPETGKPELLHTLNGSGLAAGRTLIAVMENYQNADGTITVPEVLRPYMGGLNRID, encoded by the coding sequence ATGCTAGATCCTCGTTTATTCAGAAGCGAACTGGAATTGGTTCAACAACAACTAAAAAGGCGCGGTATAGATTTTGATGCCGAGACCTATCTGGGGTTGGAGAATCGCCGCAAAGATATTCAGGTTAAAACCCAAGAGCTGCAAAACGAGCGCAATACCCGTTCAAAAGCCATTGGACAGGCAAAGGCCAAGGGTGAGGATATTCAGCCGTTGCTGGATCAAGTTCAGGATTTGGGCGAGGCGCTTAAAGCTGCCGAAACGGAATTAGGCGAGATTCAAGTTCAGTTGAACAGCATCATGGAAGGTGTGCCGAATATTCTTGATGAGGCTGTTCCGTCAGGAAAAAGTGAGGCCGATAACGTCGAAATCAGTCGTTGGGGTGATTTGCCGCAATTTAGTTTTACACCTAAGGATCATGTGGATTTAGGTGAGCTGCTGGGCATGAATTTTGAGTTGGGTGCAAAAATCGCCAGCGCACGTTTTGTGGTGCTGACCGGTAAGCTCGCTACCTTGCAGCGGGCTATTATTCAGTTGATGCTGGATACGCATATTAATGAACATGGTTATCAGGAAACTTACGTGCCTTTTCTGGCAAATGCGGACAGCCTAAGGGGGACCGGGCAACTGCCAAAGTTCGAAGCGGATTTGTTCACGGTCAAAAATGACCCTTCGTTTTATTTGATTCCGACTGCCGAAGTGCCTGTCACCAATATCGTGCGCGATGTGATAGTCGATGCTAAACAAATGCCTTTGAAATACGTCTGTCATTCGCCTTGTTTCCGCAGTGAGGCGGGGGCTTATGGTAGCGATGTGCGCGGCATGATTCGGCAGCATCAGTTTGAGAAGGTCGAATTGGTGCAAATTGTCACGCCTGAGCAGTCTGTGCAAGCACATGAGGAGTTGACCAATCATGCCGAAACAATCTTGAAGAAATTAAAGCTGCCCTTTCGTAAGGTTTTGTTATGTGCCGGCGATACGGGGTTTTCGTCGGCGAAAACTTACGATCTGGAAGTCTGGTTGCCGGGTCAGCAAAAATACCGTGAAATTTCATCATGCAGTAATTTTAAAGATTTTCAGGCAAGGCGATTGCAAGCGCGTTGGCGTAATCCGGAAACCGGAAAGCCGGAATTACTGCATACTTTGAATGGTTCAGGTTTGGCGGCCGGCAGAACGCTGATTGCGGTCATGGAAAATTATCAAAATGCGGATGGGACAATCACTGTGCCAGAGGTTTTAAGACCTTACATGGGCGGGTTGAATCGTATAGATTGA
- a CDS encoding group I truncated hemoglobin — protein sequence MSENQTMSLYDRLGGEAAVNAAVDIFYDKVLSDYRINRFFDKTDMAKQVAHLKAFMTVAFGGPNEYTGRSLRDGHARLVAMGLNDSHFDIVMEHLGATMQQLNVPAELIEEAAALVESVRGEVLGK from the coding sequence ATGAGCGAAAATCAAACCATGTCACTGTATGACCGTTTGGGTGGCGAAGCGGCAGTAAATGCGGCGGTGGATATTTTTTACGATAAAGTTTTAAGCGATTATCGTATAAATCGTTTTTTCGATAAAACGGATATGGCAAAACAGGTTGCACATCTAAAAGCCTTTATGACGGTGGCATTTGGTGGGCCGAATGAATATACCGGGCGTTCGCTACGAGATGGTCATGCTCGATTGGTAGCTATGGGTTTAAACGATTCGCATTTTGATATTGTTATGGAGCATTTAGGTGCAACCATGCAGCAATTGAATGTGCCTGCTGAATTGATTGAAGAGGCTGCGGCTTTAGTGGAATCGGTTCGTGGTGAGGTTTTGGGTAAATAG